The sequence below is a genomic window from Microcebus murinus isolate Inina chromosome 4, M.murinus_Inina_mat1.0, whole genome shotgun sequence.
TCCTGACTCTAATTTTATTAGGGTTATAGGACTCTAGTGATCAGACCTAAACTTAATCCAGGTTTTCCCTTTGTCCTTctctgggaaagagaaagagtacAGTACTTCCTTGACCTATACTCCCAATTCTCAGAATAATGGGTACAGCTAAATATCTGCTGCGTTGGGAATGTTAAGTGTGTAACAGTTCAGATTTTGGGAGAGGGGAGAAGTCTTCCAGCTCCTTTCACAGTTAAGGAAAAGGAGGATCAAAGAGGCTAGGAACTATGGtaactctaaaagaaaaaaataataataataaaatctgggCTTAATTCCTTGTTTTTCCTCCTGATAAACTTAAGTGACTTTGGGCCATCTTATCACTTCTGggaacctcaatttcttcatctgcaaaatggaaagtaATTCTTACAGTATGGTAAGAATTGTCAGTAATTCTAAAGTATATATTCATATGAACTAACTTTCTAGGTATTGAACTAATGCTTAATCTGGAGGGTAAAGTCAATATCTCTATAAACCATAGAACTCTATTTTTGTCCTGATCCATTTTAAGAATGCTGCATACAAGGAACAGGAATTCTACAAAAATAGATCAGGATACAGGGATGGTTTCTCTAGAAAAAGGACAGTTCCTTTCCATGGAGCCCTTACCCATTTCAGGCCTACAGAGAAAACACAAGGGCAATGCtgaaaaagtcattttctttccttcactagCTGCATGTGTGTGTTCCACCCAGACCATTCTTTCATGGGTAGTATCTCCATACCTGCTAGGCATAGAGATCAGTCTTCTGGATATGTTTTATTAGTTACAAGTAGTCTAAGCAGAATCTCAACTGCTAAAGGCTTTACTCAGGAAACATGATCTTGCAGGTAAGGCAAACTTGAAGTGACAGTTTTTAGGACTTTATTTTATCAAACAATATACAAAAACCAGAAAGCATTAGTACATAATACCACAAAGTCTTAAACTCCAACCAGAACATTGAGCAAGGCAGCTTAAGTAACTTCATATTCAGTTCATAAAGGGTGTCCTGTCATAGTTCCTCACATAAAACGTGAACAATACCTCATAAGTcatgtttaaaaattacatgaTACATGCTGAATAGCTATCAATGTCATTTTCTCCGCAGTTCAAATATTCTTTAGTCATAAGCTTAGGTATCTTCCACACTTAGAACTTAGTTGTTGTATGCTTTCTCAGTATTTGGAGCTATATAAAAGCTGGAGGTTACAGGGCCTAATTCCTTAGCCTCTTTGAAGTTCTCAATTGGGGAAGCAGCCCACCATGTTTAAACACCTTCTCCATGAGCTTACTTGAAATAGAAGAATAATAGCAGTCATGTAAGCTTAGTCTCTATCTTCAGGATTTGGAGAAGCCTCTCCCGGATCTGCTTGGTACGGACAGCATAGACAATGGGATTGAGGATTGGAGGGATGAGGAGATAGAAGTTGGCCAGCAGTGTGTGGACTGGAGGAGGCACGTGGTGACCAAACCGGTGAATGAGGGAAGAAACAGCAATGGGAACATAGAAGATCAGGATGGCACAGATGTGCGAACCACAGGTCCCCAGGGTTTTAAGCCTGGCCTCAGGAGTGGCCAGCCCCATCACAGCTCTGAAAATCATCACATAGGAAGCAGCAATAGCCACTGAGTCCAGGATCAGCACCAGAAAGCCAATGCTCAGCCCATAGACATTGTTGACCTTGCTGTCACCACATGTCAAGGCGACTACAGCCATGTGCTCACAGTAGGAATGAGAAATGACATGGGTTTTATAAAGTGGAAGCCGCAGGCGGATCATCAGAGGCAGCGGTCCAATGTAGAGAACCCCACGGAGAAGGGCAGCCAACCCTATACGACCCACCACCATGTTACTGAGCACTGTGGTATGACGTAGTGGGTTGCAGATGGCTACATAGCGATCAAAAGCCATGGCAAGAAAGATGCCTGACTCAACAGTGGCAAAGCAGTGGATAAGGAACATTTGGCTCAAGCAAGCATCCAGACTAATGTCACCAGCACCAAACCAGAAGATACCCAGAAGTTTGGGCATAGTGGAAGTGGACAGAACCAGGTCAATGACAGCCAACATGCACAGGAAAAAGTACATGGGCTGGTGTAGGCTACGCTCTACCCTTACCACTGCCAGGATAGTGATGTTCCCCACCACAGCCACCAGGTACATGGAGCCAAAAGGTATGGAGAACCAGATGTGCAGGGACTCCAGTCCTGGGATGCCAGTGAGCCGGAAGGAGCTGGGTACTGAGCAGACATTATGAAAAGTTAATATGGCCATTTGTATGTGGACCTTCTCACTTGTGCCCCAAATGCAGGACTTATTTtcctggaaataaaagaatattctaaGTTCTTacaatagataataaaatcaCTTACTAGATAAGATACTACACAATAAGTTTTACAAGTTATAGACTCATAGTATCATGTTAGTATAGTAAGTCCACAAGCTTACCAAGCACAAGCtaaaacacatttgaaagaatgagtatTTTTGTGCAGTATGACCTTCAAGAAGTGATGTTCTTGCATCAACAAATTGACCTAAAGAATATGGGTACTTATTTGGTCACTTACCTCTGAAGGCAGGCTATGAAATAGCTCTCAATCCTTCGGAAAGGTTTATAGAGAGACCTCCTTGAAAGGAGACATTGGAGCTGAGAGATACAAGGTGAGAGACTCTTGGAACTATCTTGACTCCATGGTAAATCAAAGCTTAAGCTTGAGACCACTACTGGATGAGCTGAAGTGTCTAATCTTCAGGCCCAGATCACAAGGCAGAGATACAGCATGGTGAAAGAAAAGGTGAAAACAAGGTGACCTCTGAAAGGGGAAAGCTGACGAAACTCAGTTTACATACATCTGCCCAAAGGTAGAACCTGCAAGCAAGGACCGCCTCCCCCTTATAGAGGCTGAATATAACGATAAGATTCCAGAACAGTTATTGCCAGTGCAGAGTGTCATGAAGACTAAGAGATGAGTATTTGGCCAAAGAAATGCCCTTACTTGGATTCCAGAACAACTTACTAAAGTGGAGGTGTCAATTCAAAGCACGGAAAGTCTGTTTCTGTATCTTTTAGTCTACAAGATTGTACCATAATGTGTTGTTCATGTATATTAGAGGAATGAAGGAAAGTAAGGAACATTTAAGATTTGTCCTCTACAGTTTGAGCCTAGTCAGATTGACCATAGTAGTCTGGGCTTGGAAGCTTTTCTAGATCTGACTTCAGACCTTGGCGGTAGGAGCTTAGGCACACTTTCTCCCATTAGTGGAAATACAGCTAACGTCACTTCACGACACACTTGATAAAGTTGTGGCCTAGGGAAGTCCTTGTGACTAAAGGCAGCATCTGACACATAGTAACACTGAGCATTAGCTCTTCTTATTCAGTTTGAGACTAATGTGCAAAACCAAAAACATGTTCAATAAGCATTCCAAAGTCCTTCGAAATCTGTCTCCAGGGAGCCACAAAACTAGGATGATGGCTATGGAAGTCAGTTGACTTTATCCCACAGAACTTCTCTTCATTATCTGGGCTCTTAAGATTCTCAAATTACTACAAACAGGCATGGTACTGACAGTAGCTGTAACAAGGGAAGATAAAAACGATGAGTCACATTGCTCCCATTTGTCTTCAGTGCTCCTTCTTTGCTTTGGGAAACTCAGGTAACCCTCAGCCTTTGTCAGCCTATGACTTGCAGATTCTGAAACGTCTGAAAATAGGATCCCTGGGCACCACAAAAGTTGCAAAATGGGActgttgacattcagggatgtggccatagaattctctctGGAGGAGAGGGAATGTTTAATGCTCAGcagaatttgtatagggatgtgatgttagagaactacagaAGTTTGGTCTTCCTGGGTCTTGCTGCCTCTAAGCCAGATCTGATTACCTTTCTGGACCAAAAGAAAGAGCCTTGGAATGTGAAGACAAATGATACAGTATCCAAACACTCAGAATTCCCACTAAGGCAATTTACTATATCTTCTCATTCTACCCAACACTATTTGCCAGAGCAGCATATACAATGTTCCCAAAAGTGATACCAGGAAGTTTGGAAGGTGTGGCCTTGAGAATATACAATTAACATATGACTGGGAAAGTGTGGGTGAGTGTAAGGAACAGAAAGGATGCTATAATGAACGTAACCAATGTTCAATGACTACGAGTGGCAAAATCTTCCAGTGTAATGAATGTTTGAAAATCTTCAGGGAATTGTTAAATCTAAATAGACATCAGGTGTGAGAAATACTATAGAGAAACTATACTATAGAGAAACTTTTTAACTGTAAAGACTGTGGGGAAAGCCTCTAACCAATGCTCCCACATTACTTAACAAAATTTCTAATACAAAGGAATACTACAAATtgaaagaatgtggcaaagtctttaatcaGTGCTTATACTTACTAAACATAAAAAACTCATACTGGAGAGGAagcatacaaatgtgaagaatgtggcaaagcctttaaatGATCCTCAGACTTTACATAAGATAATTCATACTGGAAAGGAATCatacaatgatttttttacaaaaagtaaagAATGGCAGAGCCTTTAAGTGGTCCTCAAATCTTAGAAGtgataagagaattcatactggagagaaaccatacaaatgtgaagaatgtggcaaagtctttaaccAGACCTCACTCCTtattaaacataagaaaattcatacaggagagaatccctacaaatgtgaagagtgtggcaaagcctttacctggtgtacaaaccttactcaacatgatagaattcatactggagagaaaccatacaaatgtgaagaatgtggcaaagcctttaagcagTCCTCAAGCCTCATTGTATATAGGACAAGTCATACTGGAGACAgtccctacaaatgtgaagaatgtggcaaagcttttcaCTTTAAGGATAGAGCACAATTTGcataagagaattcatattgGAGATACATCATACAAATGTGAAGGTGGCAAAGCCTATAAGGGGTTCTCAAATCttaaaaatcataagagaatttatacaggagagaaaccctacaaatgtaaagaatgtggcaatgCCTTTGTCCAGTGTACGTACCTTACTCAGCATAAAAGAACTCATACTGaaaaagaaaccatacaaatgtgaaaaatgtggcaaagcctttaactggtTCTCAAATCTTAAGACATAAGATAATTCGTACCAGAGAGAAACCATcgaaatgtgaagaatgtgggaaagcctttaagAAATACACATTTCCATACATagaagaattcatactggagagaagccctacgaATGAGAACAATGTGGGAAATCCTTTAATCAGTGTTTATACCCTACTAAGCAAAACAGAATTTACATTGGAGAGAAAACATGCAAATGTAAAGACCTGTTGTAAAGCTTTTGACTTATGCTCAAATTGTCTATACATGAAGAAATTCAACCAGagaaaaactttttataaatgtaaacaatGTGGCTAAGCCTGTATCCAGTACTCACGCTTTTCTGTATATAAGATAATTCATattggagaaaaaccctacaaatgtgaagaatgtggcaaaatctTTAACCACTGTTGAAACCTTTCTAAGCATACCAGAAGGGAAACAATACGAAAGTGAAAAACGTGGAAAATACTTTCCTAGTActtttttttagtatatgtgaGAATTCATACACAAACAAAATCCTACAGATGTAAATAAAGTGGCATAGCCTTTAATAATCATGTATTAACACCAGAGAGTCATACGGGGTAACTGTGATAGAAATGTAATAAGTGTCAAAACATATTTCAGAACATAAAAATCCGAGTGCATCAGAGTATACTAAAATTTACAACTACAAAGTAGCACAATACCTTTATTTTATCACAGATTTTATTGTGCACAAGAGAATTAACATTATGGGGAATCCTCCATTGATTGCTCGAACATTAAGAGAATTTGAGTTGGAGAGACACTCTACAAATGATTTCTGAAAAACCTTTGTTCAATAACACATCTTAAACACCAGAGATTATATGAAAAGGCATCTTACATATTATTTGaactataattaaaaaatcagccaATGTGAGGCACCAGCAACAGGTGAGAGGATAGGACTAGAGATCAGATTCCCTTCCTGGCAGGCATTTTTGGCAGTGTCTTATTCATCTACCAAGGTACCAGCTCCTGAAGTGACCCTTGTGTCCTAGGGGCCATGTCCTTCCTCACCTGGTCAGGCCTGGGCTAAGTGGCACTGCTTTACTTTTGGTCCCGGTGCTTCCTCCAGCTGCCTTAGCTTCCTTGACCCTGCCATGCCTCTGCAGGGAGTGGTCCCTCCAGTTGCTTCCTCACCCATAGAGCCAATGGCATGGACATGTCAGACCAGATCCCACCATTGTACCATGTTTATTCAGTGTTTCTCTACAAGCAGGCTGCTGCTTCTGCAAGACACAATCTGAAAACTGAGTCACATAACTAACTCTAAAGGGTGAAAGAGCTTTAATCTCATGACAAGTTCATCTTTTTCCTAATGCTTAGACTTATAAAGGACTTGCCTACTTCACTTCTATGCCTAATCAAATGGCTTTAATTCGTGTTATACTAAGAAAAGCTGTTATGTGGGTGGAAAGTAAGTTTTGCTTTACTCCAGAAAAGAGTCGTTGAATAGAAAAGTTATCAGGATTTGCCAAGAGAATTTGTTGCCATGACTTCCCTGTACAGCGGTTACTCCTTCTGTGTTAGGTGCTGAAACAGCTTCCTCACTATCTTCCCTTCCAACACCACCATTTGGATCCCTTCACTACTGCCCTGGAGACATGCAGCTCCCTCCTTGCTTTGTGCAGAGGTCACAGGAGGGATCTCACAGACCCAAGCCACAAATAAGGCTAAATGTGTACCTGGTGAACTATGGGCATGAGGGGAAGTGACTTCTCATGAAAGCCCACAGGTCTCTGCCATTCAGAAGGCCACTCGAACCCTGTTATGGCCAAGTCAAATGTCCTCTGCACTGACCTGAAACCCTGGAGTGGATGAACCTGACCTCTATCTCTTTCCTTCCCCATATCCAACACCACACAGGGCTGTTTCCTAATGGATGTCATCTCCATTTCCTTTACTATCTCTAAGAACACATGAAAGTGAAAGGGGTACCCTTGACTGGAGAGAAGCAGTTCAGCTGCTCaatgggggtggggcggggataTGGTGTGGCAAGCCAAGGGATTAGCTGTACTGACCCCCATTTTCCCTAAGATCTTGACACTAATAACTCCTTATTTATGTCTCAGTCAGAAGCAGCCCTCATACCTTAAATACAGCAGGTGGCCGCTGTAGCTCCCATACAGGGATGGTATGAGTACACAGGCATTTGTTACAGGACAACATGCCACCTGAGACCTGCCCAAATACATTCTCCATAACCAACCATGGGATTTCCATTCCTCACCCTGCTTATGACCTGCCAATGATGTTGAATCTTCATTTTCCAACTACATGTTTCTTTTGCTTCTGAGACTCATCCATGTTCTTTCCTGGTACAAAATGGTGTTCTTTCCATCCCCCTCACCTGGCACATTCACCTTTCCACAGCTCAGATGTCACCACCTTAGGGAAGCCTGCTTTAACCCTTCATTCAGTGTCCTACTTTTGTACTACACAAACAGCTCTCCAAATCACTTGCTGATGCATATTTCCCCAAACAAAAGGTAGGTTCCAAAAGAGTAATGATAATCTCATCTTGTTCTCTACTAGAGGTCCTTtgcta
It includes:
- the LOC105871379 gene encoding olfactory receptor 52M1 → MAILTFHNVCSVPSSFRLTGIPGLESLHIWFSIPFGSMYLVAVVGNITILAVVRVERSLHQPMYFFLCMLAVIDLVLSTSTMPKLLGIFWFGAGDISLDACLSQMFLIHCFATVESGIFLAMAFDRYVAICNPLRHTTVLSNMVVGRIGLAALLRGVLYIGPLPLMIRLRLPLYKTHVISHSYCEHMAVVALTCGDSKVNNVYGLSIGFLVLILDSVAIAASYVMIFRAVMGLATPEARLKTLGTCGSHICAILIFYVPIAVSSLIHRFGHHVPPPVHTLLANFYLLIPPILNPIVYAVRTKQIRERLLQILKIETKLT